The genomic stretch AGTTTATCTGGGAGCTGTATTCTACCAACCTTATTGCACAGCTTCTCGCTTATTATTTAGCCGAACAACACATATGGCGGTCAGTAGTTCCGTTGATATATTGGGAGGTTGTGGAATTTCACCTCCCGCAACGGGTACTAAGACAATTTGGGTTATTTCAACTGATACCTGCCTCCGTTGACACAGACACAGATAAGAAATTACATTCTTTAAGTCGCTCAGGGCGTTCCGGAAAGGATTGGATCCAGTACCATAGTCATTGGGTGCAATACTGGGAACATCGTGCTCAATTGATTGTTGGTGGATATCGCAGCGATCCATTAATGCCTTTATATGAGTATATTGTATGGTACCAGAATATTACTGCTCGCTATATAGCACCTCCTGTTTCATGGCAAGCAGTAGATGATGCTCATCGGCCAGAAAGGGGACAGTTCGACTACTTGGTAAATTATTAAACACTTTCCCTTTTTATGTAATCAAATCCCATTACATGTTTATTTATTAACATATAATATGATTACAATAtacaaatttctctttttttaggTTGATTCGATGTCTCGGATCGGTTCGATCTATGGGATGTATCTCGATCCCGCAAATCCAACGCAGAGTGCTCATCCGGGACTAACAACTATTCGTGAGGAGGCATTTGGGGCATTACAATACCTGAATCTAGGACATAAAACGGTAGCTAGCCCATTCGACCGTCAAGATATTGGTCAATCTGCCTCTTCTGCTGCCCCTTTTCAGATGCCTGTCGAGCATCTACCTAGGGAAGTCCGTGGTAGGAAACAAGCAGTTAGACGTCGCAGAGGGAGCACCTCCACGCATGCTGTTGATGTGCCGGACGAAGATATAATGCAAATTTCATCACTATCCGGTTACGATCCACCTATTGGCATACACTTTTCTCATaatgaaactttcttcacacCTCCTACTATGCCAGCTTTCGGAGGTCATTTCAGTGATACACCTACTCCCATACCCGTATTTGACTATACGTCTGCTGCTGCACCAGCGTCTACAATGCTTGCTACAACGATGTGTCCAGAAATTAAGTTTCAGGATAATCTTGACCAAATGTACCGCTTCCTAGAGACCTCGGTTGGTTTCTCACCTGCTTTGCATATGGACGACGACAGTGTTCCCATTAGTGCTTCTTTTCAAGCACCTATACATGGCTCTTGTCCTAGATGCGGTCAAACTCCGGTATTCAATCCCTCCGTTGATGATGACGATGATCAAATACCTGAACAAATTCATGCAATTTCTCAGAGGTTCGAACGATTACAATTGGGACGAGATCTACCACATGAGAGAATTCATTGGAAATGTGGTTGTTCTACCACTCCGCGAGATAAGGGCAAGAGGCGCGTTGATgggtgatttaaaaaatattatttttcaaatttttcttaTCGAAACTCTCATTTTATTATCAATTAAGTTTATATGCTAATTATTACATTCTATAAATATTGTTTAATGTTGCATTATTTATCATTATTCAAATTAGCATTaacattaaaaattttaaaaatatgacTTAGGTAAATTTTAGAGTGTTTTTAATAGCATACTAATTATTTAAACCCTAAACTCTAATTAAgcctaatttattattatttaagtTTATATACTAATTATTACATtctataaatattatattatttatcattattgcgataataatattataaaatttaaaaaatatgactTAGGCAAATTTTATTAGTAATTTAATAGCATACTTGATTATCATcttaatttataaatttaacattATTCTAATatgatattttaaatttttgataattttggtTTACAATAGAATTTTAGTAATACGATTTaagaattttaattttaaaattagggTTAAAGGGTTACattgtaatttgaaaattagtatttcATGTAAAACATAAAACCCTAATTACGCCTAATTAAGGTTACGTTTTACAGGAGAAAAAAAACTTGGTCGCGCTGccttttattaaatattaaataacttattaaaaattaaatattaaatgaTAAAAGGTAGGAAGAATgcttcaataaaaaaaaaagcaagaatGCATCGCCGCTCATGAGCGGAAACACATAAAAACAAAAACCTTCGCCGCTCATGAGTTGAGCGGTGATCAAAATTCCTTCGCCGCTTATTTCATGAGCGGCAAAgcgttttaaaaaaaaaaaattaaaccaagcgaaaataaatgaaaactaaAAGTCTTTTTATTAGTAGCCTCACGTCTCAATTGCGACGACCCCTTATTCCGAAACACTCCCGACATAACACCAATTTTCTGAACATTTTCAATTTTGACAATATTCCTAGAAATTCAACCTAGTTGGTTCATTTTAATATGTAAATATTTGATAGTACAAAAGTAAACACAAACACTTTTCGAGCTTTCCCCACTGTCAGCACTTGAATCTTGAATCTGACAACAGGTGATGGGGAGGGATgaaaggtttaaaaaaaaattcaaatagcAACCTAATggcaatttgggaaaaaaaacttTACCGACCATTAGACCAATTTTCTCAAAATGAGGGTTTAAAGTGCTATATTGGAAGACCTTCAGCCCTCCCAGGACAAATGAATATGCCCAGGGTCATGGAGCCTGGATTCTGAGTTTCTGAACAAGGAGAAAAATAGATTTCAATTCTTTGAGGAAAAACCAGAAAAGGTAAAGAATCAAGGAAGAAGGAATGGATgaagaagaaggaggaggaATAAGGTTAAGCAAGAGATTTTCAGACAAAGGAGGAGAGGTTGATTACAAAACCAAAGCAGGCACCGCTTGGTCTCATTCTTACCTCAATCAGAAGCCATGGCACCctctttcttaccctaatcaaCGCCGCAAGTGGATCGCCGAGCAGACTCACGCCCAGCGAGAACGCCGCGCCGAAGAAGTTGCCCGCGAGgtacttttttttccttaattttgttTCAATTGATTTCTGAGGAACCATTTTTgctccattttttttgtttaatgaaCGGAAAAGCCCAGTTAAGATACAGAAATCTTTggtttctgtttttctttttggttggttattattattgtttcttGTATTCAGTAGAGGACAAAAGCCTAGTTGCAGTTAGATAAGTTCAATAGTTTCTTTGGTTGTGGATTATCTTGTGGAATTTTCAGATTATGAACTACTAGTAGAAAGGGAAGAGCCCCAGTTACATGGTGTATTGAATTTCGAGGATTTTTTTGGTTGCAGATTTTATATGCAGAAGCAGAATATGTAAGAAAATAGTGCATTTTTGGAATCTAAACAGTTTTGCAAATGTTGCAAAGGTTTTATATTGTGGAAAACCCTGATTATCATGTGTTTCAGGAGTTTTGTATTGCATATTTTATAGGCAGGAGCAGAATATAAAGAAACTATTATAGTATTGGAGTCTATAAATAGTTATACAAATTTTGGAAAGGTTGTACATTCAGCATATTTCTCATTTTATACTTAAATTGTATCATGGGCATTGGCTCATCCGTGAGGTACATTTTGAGGTACTTAGGTGCTCGTACTATGTTGCCTATTTTTTAAGGATAAAAGtagaatttgaaactagacgaGACTGAACTATGATAAAGATTCTATGTATAACATATACAGACagttaaatagaaaaaaaaaatttgaattggttgaattATTGGCTATGTCTTCCTatctttttgaattttagttGGGTACCTGCGAATTGCTCTAGACACTAATTCCTATAGTTATTTTTAACTGTTTGATTGTTGCTTCATTTTAGCTATGTGattctgtttatttttttctgaTGTAATATAATACCCTGTCTTATTTTGATTCAATGTTTGTGCTTATTGGTACTTTTGGTCATGTGTTTTTTCAGTATGCTCAGGAGCACGAATTTTTCCGCCAGACAGCTCTCGTCTCcaagaaggagaaagaaaaggtACTTTGCGTGCACTGTATAACTCTGTATTTTGTACACTTCAATACAGTTATATTATGTCTATGGGCGTTCCCCATTAGTGGAGATACCAGCTCTAATCATGTGCTTATAGAGCATGCAAGGAAAGTGTTGATTGTCTGACTGAATGTGCATAAACTAAGTAAGGTAATTGATgcatgacttgtgttcttgtaGATGGAGACGATGAAAGCTGTTAGCTTTATGTATGTCAGACCACCTGGTTACAATGCAGAGAGTGCTAAAGCTGCAGACATGGCTGATGAGAGGAAGAAGCAAGAGCAGGAGCAAAATAACACTTCCCAAGGACCATTTGAACACGGTGCTTCCACGTCGATGTAAATGCTTAGTTTTTAAATTCTGGTTTCTCTATTTCTAAGTGTGTATGGCTGCTTAATTATGATGTCTGTGTGTGCATGGATTATGAAAGCTAAAATACACTGGGCTTTGATGTAGGAAGCACGAATCTTTGCCTTCTAGTGAGGAGAAAAAGAAGCCCAGGCCAAAGGATGTCTTTGGTCGTGCCTTGCCAACAGAAGAACAATTTGAAGTCCTTAAGAATGCTCCAAGGTCCGCATGTTCTGCTCTTATTTTGTTCTTGGTGTACAATAGTTTTTCAAAGCAGTATTCTATCTGAATGACgtatttttctttacattctCAACAAGTAACTGTCTTCCTGAGTTGGAAATTATTGGTCCTGTCCATATAACCTGTTAATATCAATAAATTGCATTTCAGATATTCTTGAACATATTAATTCATACATACCAAGAATTCTCCATAGAGCAGTTTTGTGTGTTAGGTTTTAAGAATATTAGAAGGTACCCTGTGGCTTTTGTCTCCGTTGATAATACATAACAAAATTTGCATAAATGTGTTTTGGCAATACTTTATTGTATATCCTTCATCAGTAATGTGCACGATTGTATGTATTCACTATTCACATTATAAATGCTAATTTTGATGATCTTCTCCAGGCTAGAGACAGGTGTTGCTGGCAGGTCCAAACCATTTGGAGTGGAGATACGCAATGTAAAATGCTTAAGATGTGGAAACTTTGGCCATCAAAGTGGTGATCGTGAATGCCCATTGAAAGATGCTATAATGCCTAGTGAAGAGAATAGATTGAAAAGAGATGATCCTTTAACAGCTATCCAGGCTCTGACAGATGTGAATGAGGTACATATTGATTCTTCTTACACATCTAGCTAGTTATATTCATCTATAGACTTCTTTAACTCAAAGTAATTAATTTTTCCTTGATAAATATGTTGGCTTTTAATTTATAATACTTTACTCAATCTGTTAGTCTTTTTTCTCCCAAATTTTATAATAGTGAATGATGGAATTATTTCCCATTTACCTCTCTGTAGCTTCCTCAGAACtgcaagagagagaggggggggagagagagagagagttactAGATGTTCAAGTATATTTAAAACTTCAATCTGTGTTTTGTCCTTTTGTCTCCTTTGGGAAATCGAAAGGAAAGCCAAGCTCTGATGGAATTTAGAAGTCCATGCAGTTGCTCATGCTTTTCTTCCAAATATTTTTCATTGGTACATATAAAGACTACATATAAAGAAGGTTATTTTTGGTTGGTCTTTTGGCAAAGTTCTATTAGATGTGTAGATACTCATTTTTACTGGATCTCGCTATAGCAATGCAGAGAGTAAAATGATTGTTGCCCTTTCAAAGATATGAAGGAAGGTCTCTGAAGTTATCTTGTGAGCGTGAGGACTACGTAATCAATCAAACATCACTTGAAAATGGCTCTTCTGCTCAGAAACGAAATGTTCCAACTTGTAGGCAAactattataattattttatagattttttatttttatttttttatgaatttaaGCTGATTTACATCTCCCTGTAAAAGCTGGGATATGTGGTATGATAATTGTTATTCCTGACAGTCTCATAGTGAAAATTGTAGTAATTCTTTTAGGTAATTTATAATTGAGAATAGCCCCTGGTTTTGGCAAATCGGACGTGCATATACTGTCTTCTTCTGTTCAACGCATCATGTCTGTGCAAATGGCTagtactttatatttttaataaatgttTTCCAAGTATTATTTACATTCAGATGGACTACTGGTCTATAGTTGAGACAATAGGGGTAAACAAGGAAAAGACAATCTGGTTTCCCAATGGGGAACTCGAACTCTTTGTTCTTTTAAGATTTTTAAGATTAAAGTGCAGAGCTCAGTGGAATGACTTCCAAAATTTTCTAAGAGGAGATGGATTGTGTGCCAAAGTGCACTGCAAATTTACCCTTGAAACAataaattcattttcttttccttgtttagattttcttttccctccacTGGGTTAGGGAGAAGGTGGTGGGGTCGCTAAAAGAGAGAATAACTTTTGTGTGATCCCAAGTTTTGGCCATCTGGATACTTTTATCACATATTAATTGAAATCAGATTAAATAATTACAGGTCCTTTGGCGTTGGAAGGGCAAATATTACTCTACTATGTAGTATATAGGAAAGTTTCTTGGTATAAAGTTGCAATGTCTTCCCCATTCCACCATGTTCTTCTGCTGTTTCCATTTGACAGTGTCTTCCTACATCTGAAGCAAGTGATCTGATTTTTCGTATATTCTTTCTCCTGTCATCTTTGCTCTTACCAGACTATCATTTATCCACTGGTCGTGTCTGGAAATTGCACATCAAAACTACTTGGCAGTTATACAAGTTATTATTTATCTATAATTTTTTATACTTGTTTGTTGTACTTCGAGATGCACACTATACAGTTTGCTTCTTTCATTAGTTGCCTCATTCTGCTGTAAATTTGACTTTCAAGTTCAGTTGATTCAGCAGCTATAAGTATTTGCTGGACAAGTATTAATCACTGATTATCACAATCTCAAGGAAAGACATGCAGTTTGGATATTGTAGATTTAAGCCTTTAAACAATTTTCTTCACTTGATATGCAGCCATTTAAGTGGGAGCTGAAACAAAAGCCAGGATTGAGTCCCGTTCGAGGTGGGTTTAGGGCTGATGATCCAAACCAACAAATCGTTGCTGAGGACATATTTGATGAGTACGGAGGTGATATTTTTGTTGCTTCTATAAAGTTTTAATTGAATGATTTATTAGTTCTACTCAAGAGATGTAAATGTAgtccgtcttgaatcaaatcatGCCAGGGTTTCTAAGTGGAGATAACATCCCTGACTTGCTGGCCAATTTTTCATCAAGCGAGCCAAAGAAAAAGTCATCTAGTAAGAGGAAACATAAAAGGCAGTTATCACCTACTGAAGTAAGTGGTAGAGAAAAGTGGTCATCTTCCAGTGATGATGGTGGCAGAAGATTGGAGAAGAAGAGACACAAGAAGTCATCAAGAAAGCATTCTCACTCAAGTTTGGCAGATAACTTAGATTCCAACATGCTTCAAAAGGGTAACAGATCATTGGCTGGTGGTGATAGGGATAGacatttgaagaagaaaagaagtgaTAGGAAATCACAGAAGCATTCAGTGTCAAGTTTGCAAGAAAACTCTGATTCTGATGTGCCATATGATCATCGAGATAATGGGTCATCATCTGGTGATGATAGGAAAAGGAGATCAAAGCTGTCATCATCTTCTGGTGATGATCATGGGAGGAGATTGGAGAAGAAGAGACATCATAAGTCGCCAAGAAAGCATTCTCGCTCAAGTTTGCCAGATAAGTCAGACTTTGACATGCCATACAATAACCGAAATGACCATAGGTCATCAGCTGGTGGTGATAGGATTAGTAAATTGAAGGACAGAAGACATGAGAAGAAGTCAAGGGTGCACTCAGAGTCAAGTTTGCGAGAAAACTCAGATTCTGGTGTGCCGTATAATCACCAAGACGATGGGTCATCATCTGGTGATGATCGAAAAAGGAGATCAAAAAAGATACATAAGAGGAAGTCACCAAAGCATTCTTACTCAAGTCAATCTGAGATCTCTGACTATGATAGGCATTGCAGGAGCAGTAGGCACAAGCATTCTCATCCAACCTCATCTGAGAATTCGGACTCTGATGGGCATTACAGAAATCGTCGTCATCGTCATGGTTATCGCCATTAGAATTGTGTCTTTTTTCTGGTTTGATCTTTTGAAACCACCAACGATCCTTCCATGAAGCTGCACCAAACTAATACAGTTAGACACACCCGAGAGGTAATGAGCGTTCACTGCGTCAGACACTCTACACAGCAGCTTTTTGCATTTAGATCTAAATTTGCCTCCTTTCTCTCAATACAAAGCTGAAGAACAAAAATGATGGTGAAGCTGCAGCTATAGGTGTTCAAGATTTATGGGGACCTGTTTTTGCTTAAAGCTGATGTAAGATGGAGTCAAATGACCTTCGTGGTGAAAGGAGAAATTCACTTCCCTGTTCAACACTCCTGTTCTTGGGGTTACTGATACAAAAACATCACTGCAATTATTCTTTGGTTTAAAGTTTAAATGCATAATCTTGACTTCAGGCTCTCATGTCGTTGCAGGGGGTtgaaatatttgtaaaatttcCCTCCCTCAACCCAAGAGCTTTGGTGTAAAAAGACTGTCTATTAGTCAGTTGAATACTCTAAACAGGCAAGTTTAAAAGCTTGGAATCTTTCAGCACAATTGGTTTGTTTCAATACACTGGTAGATCTATGGCATTAGATGTTTTTTAAGTTACTCCAGACACTCCTGCTATGTTGCAGCAAGGTGCCCAGTTAAGAGCTAGTCGAAAAGTCCACCTTGTGGACAAGACTTCCACGTCTAGGTTGCAAAATTTGCAATGAATTATCCTTTCTCTTAGCCTCAATCAATTTTCTGTCTCACGTATTAGGTCCTCTATGAAGACCGAGCCAAAAATTTAGCAACAAAAGTGAGTATCACTGGGATGgtgagccaaaaaaaaaaaaggataaaatagaaaattgattgaAGTAACGAATAAGCTCACTTGGtttttagggttaaatgcaaaaaacccCACAAACTATATAACCAGTTGCAGTTTACCCCCTAAATTATAATAATAGGCATTTTGTCCCCTTGAATGATATGTTTGGACAACATTACCCCTACTATCTTAaatcctttctcttttttttctctattagcttttttcatttttttccttttattttctttttgttctcctTCTCTCATGGAACTAGCCAACGTCTTTCTCTGATGTGAAAAGACTTAcatcaaaaattttaatatttttaaactgcttttttaatttgtttatttgttaaattcattcttaataATTTGTCATAAACTCTTTGTTATTACAAAATATATGTAACTTATATTATAAAGTGTATTAATCTAGTAATTCAACAATTTAAGTACCTATAAACTAATTAAGAGTTCACAGTTACTCAACTACTTATAATAAAAGTAACATATtatatatcacataaaaaagaaaagttagcaATTGTTATTTgtagtgaaataaaaaataagaataaaaaacaatagtagttcattttttttgttattgatactactaataattgattaatcaatttctctattttgttattatatatttgaaaagttcaatttcttaaatgacatTGACTTCaacatttggaaaaaaaaatttgtattccatagattttttttttaaaaatattgacatacgaaattaagaaataaacaaattttgacTAATCTAGTCTACTTATTTAAACAAtgtttaaaggaaaaaaagggaagaatttaaaaagaaaatgatagggaaaaagaaaaataacaatgcTTAAAATAAAAGGGGTAGATTTGTCCAAACATATCATTCAAAGGGGCAAAATACCTATTATTATAGTTTAGGGGGTAAACTGCAACTGGGTATATAGTTTGTGGgggttttttgcatttaaccctTTTTAGTATGCAGCGATAAATTCTTCCACTAATTTAAGTAAAGGCTGAAGAGGTCCAAATTGCCTACATCAAATTTCACTCACTCAAGCAAATTTCACTCACTCACCAAACATATCTGGCAGATTGCCCCAATCCAGTGGGACGGTATGCAAGAGCATCATGGCTGTTTCAAAAGATGGTGGATCTCCGTCATCGAGGCAAGGCATAGGACAGCAGGATCGCAACATTTGGCCTTAACTGTCAACATTCTTTGGCAGATTTGGAAGGCTAGAAATGACATGGAATTTAAGGGGAAAGCTCATCAGCCCTGGAAGATTATAAAGAAAGCACAGGAGGAATGGATAGAATTCGATGAAGTAGCAAAGAAGGAAGCTAGGATGAGCACAGGAGAAACATCAACTCACAACAATGAAGACCAGCAATTAGAGCCGGAAGAGGGAACTGTGGAAATGAGAGTTGCCGCAACAAGACAGACAGACAAACCTATCTTAGGCATTAGAATCACTTCAGCTGAAAGGAACCAAGAACCAATGATAGGATGGGCGCTAAGGGAAAGAAGCTCAGGGGTACAGCTTCTGGACGATGCAGTAGCATTAAAGCTGGCTATGTGCAAAGCAATTACATTGCACCAAAGGAAAGTACAATTCCAAGTGAAGAATATGCAACTCCTCAATCATATTCGAACTCAGAAGGCAAGTGACAGCAGAATAGCTACGCTGGTGGAAGACATTGTACTTTTGAAAGGGTTGTTTCATATGTACTCCTTTTGTCTAGCTAATAGTGATAAAAAATTATCTAAGCTCTAGTATCAGCATATATGCCTTAGGCATCACAATTGCTGAGGAATTGGTGTTTCCTCAGTGTTAAGCACACTGGTTGTAAAGTCAATTCGAGCCTTTGCTCGCTCTTGTATATCTTTTGAAAGTAATATAATCAAATatcgtttcggaaaaaaaaagcaagaagCCGTTTAGAAATTatcgtttcgaaaaaaaaagaagaagcaagaaGCCGTTTAGGGAAGCAAAACTTCCACCCCACATGGTAATAATTTTTCAAGCGGTGGTTTTTACATTTTGAATTGGATATGATGCTATCTGGACCAAAATTTAAGGGTATCTATAATTGTCAATGAGAATTACACCGTGTAATATAGTCCAATAAATGTAAGCATTAAGACAATAACATgagaaaatacaaaattaaaaaaaaaaaaacttttttcaCTTCATGAAATTTGTGCCCAAAACTCAATCTCAAATGTCTAAATTTAGATTTGTCTATTTCTCACCATGAGTTGTTCTCTGCAAAGAACCTGGATCCGATGCTAGCTATGGTGCTGGAGGTCTTCTTCATTTTCATACTATTAAACTTTCTTACGTTTATAAGCAAGATAATATACTTAGTCGGAGGATTATGTGGTCTAACTAGATTAAGGGATTTTGCTATTACCAATTTCTTACGTTTATAAGTAAGATAATATACTTAATCTTAGGATTATGTGATCTAATTAGATTAAGGGATTCTACTGTCACCAATTTAAACTATACGGTACAATGTAAATACTAACACAATAAATATAGACACCATTACAAGATGTAAAAAACATAACAAATTTTTGACACATTGAAATATGTGTCCTgcgtttttttttctcttccatcCAATTTCACAACGCTCCATCTACCACTCTCATCTCATTTGCAGAGGATCTGAATCCAATCCGAACTCTAAAGGTCTGAGCGTAGCATGATGAAAATGGGACTGGAAATTATTGAATTCCAATATTTGCACATAGTTGCATCTAATGAGGGGCATTATTTGCACACAAATAAGGATTTAAGTGCTTCTTCCAGGAAAAAACTATTTATATAGGAAACGAGGTGAGGAAAACTAGGAAGTTCTTACACCAAAACCGAATTCGATTTGAAGTTTTTGGATTCAACCCATTACAAtcaggaaaagaaacaaatgaatTTGTGACACGTGGGGGCCGGTCCTATTTGTTAATAAGACTTTGTAATTTTGTCAACAAATCTAACATTACCACCTGGCATGCTTAAACAAAAATAGCTAGTATTTTTGCCCGAATCCACTTACAAAGAACGactaatatatttttaaatgatAAATACAAATCTTAAAATCTTAAAATTAGGAAAATGGACCATTTTTAGTATACGATTTTCCTTCTCACACCCTAAAGTAATTTGCCTTTGATGGGACATAACCAAACCAAAATCCTAAAGCCACAAAATTATGAAAGATTGGGCTCTTGATTTTGAAAAAGGGTAAATTTCGATGACTTCTTTTTTTGCAAAAGATCTTCTATCCCATTTTCTATACAATGTTCTATCCCAACATCTATTAAATCATCATATATCCTTCATGAACATcccattttaattctttttttcccttggaGTTCCAGCAAATTACTTATAGGGTAGAATACAAAATAGAAGATATAAAAGACAAAATTGAATAACATTCTAAATTGACACAAATGGTTTGACTTTTTTCATAAAGAaagttttattttataattttgtttcGCATTTAATAGTTGATATGTAATAAAGAAGAGTCGACAATGATCAATTGCTGTAAAAGATAAAGCATAACTATTTATGTAGAACCCATATCAACCttaaatattcctaaactcatcTACAATCTCATATCAACCTTAAATATTTCTAAACTCATATCAACCTTAGATATTCCTAAACTCCAATTTCATGATTGCCACCTTTCTAATACAAAATAGCCTAAGTCATCACCACTAATACTAACACCCAATATACTCCATTAGTACAAAGttcaaaatcagtcaaattttcTCTCTGTAGGACCATCACCAATAACtgcaaataaaaaatagaaacacAATGTAGTTATAATATACTAGGAACATATTTTTTCCATAACAACCATAATAGTATAAGTTTTATTTAGTCTCTCTTCCATTTTTCacccttaattttttttaatcactgccagtatcttcatttcttcttctccaTCTAGTTTGACAACTAAGTCATCACTTAACTTCTTGTTTGacaatttcaatttgctaatcCCTGCAAAaaattgaaaccaaaaatgaccacAAAAAAGCTCTTTATTAGTATTGAAAGAAAGGGAATTGGAATTAGACACCATAATGGGTAAGTATTGGTGGTTGGTACGCATGGTTGTTTTGTTAGTGGTGGCAATACACATTTGATCAAtgggaataaataaataagtttgaaagaaaagaagatgTAGGAGGGAGAGAATAGAGAGTTGAATGTGAAAAACTCTAATTTGAGTCATTGGTTGATAATAGATGAGAGAAAACTAATTATTGGTAGAGTTATTTGATGAGTTGACAATTAAATGAAGGGCATTTGTTGTCTTTTTATTACACCCAAGGGAAGTCCCCATAATTATGTAAACTTCAGGGAAGCCGAGTGAAATTGCTAGGAACTTCAaaggaggtttttgaaattatctcattgtaaaaaagaacaaaaataaagTTTATAAAGTTGATCTTTAGGGGAACTAAATCATCATATTAGTGCTTCCGGTTACATGTGGATTCAAAACCAATGGTGGGAAAAGAAATACAACTCCGCGTCACAAAGAAAACACTATTAATCTGATTTAGAGTATAAGCCAGATCAACTATATCGATTATTCATTAGATTGACTGGTGATTAGTGAATGtgcattaaaaaaaatagtatACATTTCTTTACATGCAATCATGTAGATTTCTTCATATGTGTCCATAACAATATCATTAGTGGTACTTacctaataaaaaaaattatgagtGATATTTCCAATTGCCGATTactgaaaattttaaaaaaaaaaatccaattgcTGGTTTCTGTCCTAGACTCCGAGGTTTATTATTCTTTCGCGCTGCGCGTGGATGTATATAACTCA from Coffea eugenioides isolate CCC68of chromosome 8, Ceug_1.0, whole genome shotgun sequence encodes the following:
- the LOC113779134 gene encoding uncharacterized zinc finger CCHC domain-containing protein At4g19190, translated to MDEEEGGGIRLSKRFSDKGGEVDYKTKAGTAWSHSYLNQKPWHPLSYPNQRRKWIAEQTHAQRERRAEEVAREYAQEHEFFRQTALVSKKEKEKMETMKAVSFMYVRPPGYNAESAKAADMADERKKQEQEQNNTSQGPFEHGASTSMKHESLPSSEEKKKPRPKDVFGRALPTEEQFEVLKNAPRLETGVAGRSKPFGVEIRNVKCLRCGNFGHQSGDRECPLKDAIMPSEENRLKRDDPLTAIQALTDVNEPFKWELKQKPGLSPVRGGFRADDPNQQIVAEDIFDEYGGFLSGDNIPDLLANFSSSEPKKKSSSKRKHKRQLSPTEVSGREKWSSSSDDGGRRLEKKRHKKSSRKHSHSSLADNLDSNMLQKGNRSLAGGDRDRHLKKKRSDRKSQKHSVSSLQENSDSDVPYDHRDNGSSSGDDRKRRSKLSSSSGDDHGRRLEKKRHHKSPRKHSRSSLPDKSDFDMPYNNRNDHRSSAGGDRISKLKDRRHEKKSRVHSESSLRENSDSGVPYNHQDDGSSSGDDRKRRSKKIHKRKSPKHSYSSQSEISDYDRHCRSSRHKHSHPTSSENSDSDGHYRNRRHRHGYRH